One Gadus chalcogrammus isolate NIFS_2021 chromosome 7, NIFS_Gcha_1.0, whole genome shotgun sequence genomic window, ATTCCTCACAATTAATATAGCGCTGGCTGGCCTTCTAGTCACTCGGCTTATACAAACATGAAAGACAGCTGCGATATTAACACCCAAACAAAGAAATCTGACCTttgcaataaaaacaaattgTGTATCAACGCTTTTAATGTCAACAAAGGATAAAGTGGCATGTAGGAAATATGGTAATGGCAATCAAGGAAACAACTTTcttatttttacttttttgttaAATCATTCCTTTCCACATTTAGACTTCCACATGGTGACCTTTTATAGGTCAACACTAAGACTTAGCATGCAACAGTAATGGGAGGTGTGCCATTAAACAAGTGTTAATTTGCGAATTTACTGTCCAGACAATACTATTGTGGCTGTGCTAATGGGTTGTGTATGTTCGTGGTACCCATTTCAGCTCACTAATGTGGAGGAATCAAGAACACTCAAATCGATTAATTTTCCATCTAGTGGGTCATTCATGAGCGCACTGTGCAGAGTTTTGAAAGCAACCACTGATGTATTAATTAAACTGTTAAAACTACAGGCCTTTCTTCTAGATCAGTCATGGAAAACTAGAACATTGCAAGTTTACATCCACATTaaggatcaacaacaaccaagGAGAAAGGAGACTCTTAACTTTCTTGTTGCTTAGAAGCAACCAGTCAAACTTGTGGGATGCTAATACCCAAGGAAGTACAGAATGTCATCAGGGATCCATCAGGGCCGATGGGCTTCTGTACACTCTCTGCAGGGAGGTAATGATTTATAAAATGTAAACCATTCCCCTGCTACCTCATTAGGaaacattaaatattaaaatgctTACCAATCCGTTCATAAAGTTTTTAGTAAATATGTGTTGCATTATAGTTTTTTGTATTGAGGGGAAAAGGATTTAGATGTTGTGTGTTACCCCTGGCCACACTACCAGAGGGAGGCACAGGGAACAAAGTGCCATTGTCAATAgacatgtttacagtttgttaaCTTTGATGAATTACATAGATTTGTGTGCACATTTTGCCAATGACAGAATGGCGAATTGTAATAGTTTATAAATATATGCATGGGCATGAGCTACCAAAGATCTGAAATTCTACCAAAACAAATTTACTTTGACAAACGGAGACTAACTTTCTGATCCATCTGCAATAAGTCAGTGGGCAGAAGACAGAAACCCTTCATGTTTAAAAGCTTAAAAGGCACAAGAAGCTTACGACTGCGTTATCTTTGGTCATCCACAGAATGTCAAATACCATAAACTCAGAGTttcctgttttaaaatgttATCCTCCTCAGCTAAATTTTTTTTATACTCTGCTGGTAGAATATCAGTTCTCACAACCCAACATACAATGTATACAACTTGATAGCCTGTCGCAATGAAAGGGGCAGAATGTCGCTTCAGCTGCACGAATGTGTGCTCATATTTCTTTGGTGTAAGCTGAGGAAAATAGGCAATCACCCAGCTGAGGCCCAGAGCTAATCAAGGCTGTGTGGCCTCAAGAAACAATTTATTTGATTGAAAAGCGTTGTTTATAAGAAACAGTATTAGGGCCGCGCGACAACATTTAAAAGCGCCCGTGGGTTTGGAGTAATCTTAAAAAGTTTGAATTAAAGTCTGAACAATTCGAAACCCAAAAAATTGAATCCATAACCTTATTATTGCATATGTTGAGTAaatattattacatttacattaaataCATCGGCCTCTATTTAATTCCTGATCCTTATATATGTATTTAGTCTATTTATATTATTAGTGCATAACATCCAAACAAAATGCATTCCTTTAGGTGCATCTAAAATGAAGATCAACAAGAACTAGTGTGAGAGTTGATTCCTTGACTTTCTTGTTTAGAAACTCAAACTCAAACTGTCTATACCCCAGGCGAGGTCTTTGGGGATCCATCAGAACTGATTCTCCCTCTGCTGGGAGGTAAGGGTGCGAGTTCATGCTGTGTAACCCAGTCCCCTGCTTACTCATTTGAacacattaaatattaaaatgctCAGCGATCAGTTAATAAAGGTCTTGAGTAAATATTTACAGGTTGAAGATGTTTTTGTTATTTAGGGAATTAATGTAAATATCTACCCAACAGACACCaaattaaatgtgttttctttaacaaagTTTTAAAAAGCAGATGGTAGGTTTGAAGTAGGAACAAGTTAAACCACCATTAATGGTATAAAAACGACCATGAAATAATAGGAaacaattttatttattaaatgtaaAATTACGAACCAGACTTTTTATACAATCACACAGCAGGCTTTGCAATACAAAATATTGTATTGAGTTTTGTTGTGCCAAAAGACTTGTAGAAATGTATTGTTCATTTACTGTATTACCAAGACTACTACCACTCCCCGGACAAAATGGTCCTAAAAGTCCCTGATCTTCACCATGAACCTCATCCCCAGCCCTGATCGAACAACTAATGGccataacacacacagggccctatcttgcatccgactttagggttgggtatcgtttgggttttatccgataCCGGTGCCATACTCTGTACTTTTCAAacggttccggtgctaaaacggttctcaaaccggtacttaaaaaaacgaaacggcacacacttgcattaagcagaaagtcagcggacacagttgaatggcaacggtgtttgctagcctacttgatatgcaagatttacggttggcATCCAATTACTCGACTTCCCCGAAGaggctgctgtgagtgctgtgactgaTACATATCTTTTTAAAATGACAAATAATTGTAATGACCCACTgaaagcaggcaggcacgcatcatggcgcaacattactgccaaagtcatattaagtaatataactcatgtgcgcaaggcagccacaggagacgccaacattgttttcaaccgctcggtaccgcgctgtattaatccccaagttttgaaaagaaaaagtatttgaagcgaataacGACTCTGTTTTTGATTTGGTTTTTGAACAGcaagttttggatgcatgcatccaaaacaaCACGTTCATTCACGTTCACCCACTACAGCCTGCCGATCTTCAATTGACAAGTCCGTCCTGAGTCTCGAGGCGCCAataggctttatggtttatatgtttgaaagccgtgacacactcttttaccagttggcctgaaataccacgcctcgcagtcatggacctataaagaaagtcgtAGTCGTACCATGCTTGTTTACCGCAACATTGAGAAGGGTCCCGTCTGAAACAGAGTCGCGCAGCGCTGCGTTCCGAACgttgtgtaatcaaatacaccggtatggcggtaggctatataaaaaaatcatatcctaACGAAAATACACACCGTTATTCAGTTAGTACCTGTATAGCGCCCAGCAGTAACGCAAGTtgacgccgcaacaccatgggggcggggcaaggggcgttaaaaaacgtcaggcaccgttatgaggaaccgaaatgtgcgttcttattcgatctcgttacaaccgtttacgtcggaaccggttccctactggaaccgagtttcggtgctcaacccATAATCACTGgcacatgtgtcgttgctagcaactggcgcagagcgttatTTTCCCTCCTgtgccacgcgtcggtaaattaggggatgatcttgcgccccaagggggcggttcggcgaaaggaggaggcctgttctggcgcaaacgttccctggtgctattatgcagtttcagaaaccacttgcgccgcaaaccaggaaatagctggtttaaagtcagtggcgcgttgttcagatgctattttaaaaCAGCGaaatcgccatagaaccgcccacaaagctatattgcacttggcgcttctcacttgcgttacagaccgttaaaatagggcccacagATAGGACATTCCACTTGCTCAAAACATTGTTTCccaaatgaacacaaaacaatGAAATATTAGTTTAATGTATTCTCAACCATTTTCATCTCATAATTTCTTCATTGCCAGCTCCAACATTTCAAAATCAATTCAGATTGGACCTTTAAAAACGTATTAGCATGCACAGAGTATAAAGCAATGCTTAAATTGATCAGTAATTATCAATGTTTTTAAGTCACCCCCAGCTAATCGTTCAGACAGTAGATAGGTTCTCCTTTATTACCATGCGTCAAACTCCAAATAGAACCAACTCAACTCGACAAAAATAGATGCAAATCTTGGCCTTTTCCCATCATAAGCCTACAGCGGAAAGGTGATTACAATAATGTTATTAGGCTTGCTTTCAGACCATTCTTGATTGAATGGATTAAACATGTATTTGTTACAAATAGATTAGCTTTTGATGGCGAACTTTCAAAAGGtacatgttgatttattttcaggaagattttgtttgtgttagaccaaaaaaaaagaaatccatccacacacaaaaatgcaatACATTAAAATTGACTCACACCTTTGGAGTAAATTCAGACAAAATATCATGTGCGTGTATACTAAAGCTCCCACATGCCAATAAAACAATTCATAATATTGATGTGATCAAAGATTTGTGAACTGACATATTTGAACCTTGCATTGTGAGTCCCAGACCTGCTTTTGCACGTGGCGATCTCATCCTGTCAACAGACTGACGACACACTTTGGGGGGTGGAGTAAATCATGAATGATGAAATGATGGATGGAGGTTTGATCTAAATATTTCAGGacaatttataaaataaacattctCCTCTTCACTCAGCAGTCCTCAGAAGTTGATCACTTCTATAACCCAAACATTTTGTGTaatcttgttttgttgttatataagtactattttttgccttttttgtaTTAGTGGGATTATTACAATACAATTTAGTTTTTTCAATGTACTGGTATTCCTGCATTATGGGTTTCTTTCGTGGTTCTTCCTCTGAGCATGATGTTAGAGGTCTATAACCACTATCTGAATTTCTGCTTTTCACAATTACATGAAAAGTAAGAACCCGTCCAAATATCTTGATCATGGACAttatgtccctgtgtgtgcttttctgtttatgtgtcttaacgttatatttgtatatatagtGTCACTCTGCTTTCAGATGGGAACTTCCTACATTCTGACTTGAGACAAGGCCATGCCGAATGACTTCAGACTACAACAGAACTCTTCTACATCCAACGGGAGCACAGAGAATAAGGCGGGAGTTAATGTTGTCGTTTCTTTCATCCCATGCGTCATCTTCCTCTACATAAACTGTGTGATGCTGTACACACTGAGAAGCAAGCCTGTGTTCCGTGAGACCTCCCGTTACCTCCTGCTCTACAACCTCCTATTGGCTGAAACCTTACAGATGGCATTGGCTCAGATGATGTTTCTAATCGCTGTTGGCATGGTGTTAATGACACGCTTAGTGTGCCTTCTAGTTTTTATACCGACCATAATTACCACCGTCATATCACCGTTCAACCTGGCACTGATGTCTTTGGAAACATATGTAGCTGTATGTTTCCCTCTGAAGCACGCAAGCATCGTCACGGTCCCCACCACATATGGGGCCATAGCCGTGGTGTGGGCCATCAGCCTTGCTAACATGTTGGTCAAAGTTATCATGTTAAAGTTTCTTGATGCCAGACCCTTTGGTCAGTTCATGAGCATGCTCTGCACTGAGACCAATATATTCCAGTTGAAAATATTCTCAGAGTTTGAGAGCGGTTTTGTGTGTGCTCAGTTTGTGTCGGTGGGCCTGATAATTATCCTTTCCTATGTGGGAGTGATGGTGGCGGCCAAGGCCGCCACTATTGACAAAGTGTCAGCCAATAAGGCTTCCAAGACAGTCCTGTTGCACATGATTCAGATGGGCCTGAGTCTGTCATCTACCTTTGTAAACATGATATTGACAGGCCTCCATGGGAAAGTAGATGTTATCACTTTCAGGCATCTTCGGTTTTCTCTGTTTGTTTGCCTCATCAACCTCCCCAGGTGTCTTAGTTGTCTGATTTACGGCTTGAGGGATAAAATGATCAGACCAATCTTAATACGACACCTCAGATTAGGAATTAATTTTAAAATGTACAATTTTCACACTCACGATGTTAATCGATAAGCAATCTTTCACCTTCAAGTAATTTGCTGAATAATATTTCAGAATACAACATCAAATGTATACTATCATACACTCATTCAATTCTCTAGGTAATATTTTTCGGTTTTAAAAgagtttaaaaaatattaattttgaatAACCGATATAGCTTAACTTTTCCATATTTTAGCAACCTTATTTTAGCATGTATGCATCTGACATGTACAGCCTAAGGCCTATACTTCAGTAAAATGTATTTCCGttttttatagatatattaAGTCTATATTGAGTCTAAAATTAAGATGAACAAGAATCTGTGTGAAAGTAGATTTAAACTTTCTTGTTTAGAAACTCCAACTCAAACCTTGTATACCCAAGGCGGTACAGAATGTTTGTCATGTTGTAGATGAGCTTTTTTATCCTCTGCTGGGAGGTAAGGGTGTGAGTTCAGGCTATGTAACCCAGTCCCCTGATAAGTCGTTTGAAAACATTAAATGTTAAATTGCTCACCAATCAGTTAATAAAGGTCTTGAGTAAATATTTACAGGTtgaatatgtttttgttattgaGAGAATGGATGAAAATGTCTACCAGACAaacaactaaataaaagtgtttaAGTAGTACAACAACGTTTTAAAAAGAAGATGGTAGGTTTGAAGTAGGAACAAGTAAAACCACCACTAATGGTATGAAAAGGACCATCATATATTaagacacatttacattttatttatacaatGTAAAATTACAAACCAAACTTTTTATTCAATCACAGTAGGTTTGTAATTTAAAAGTTTGCATTCACCAGATTTCATTGTAGCGAAAAAAGGAAtccattaatttttttatattgtcgTAGCAAACAAATCTATTGTTGTGTTTGTTAACTATATTACCAAGTCTGCTATATATTTTGACCACTCCTGGGACAAAATGGTCCTAAAAGACCCTGATACCTCCATGAACCTCATCCCCAGTCCTGATCATACATAGATTGCTAATGtccataacacacacagagataatgCATTCCATTTGCTCACAACACAGGCTACAGGTTAAAGGAACCACAAACTGAGTTTAAAATATAGGCTTGATTGCATGAATCTCAAATGAACACACGAGAAGGAAATATTAGTGTATTGTTTTCTCAGCAGGTTTAATCTCATACGTTTTTAATTTCCAGCTCCACCTTGGTAAGCACGATACTGACAGGCCTCCATGGGAAAGTAGATGTGAACACTTTCAGGAATCTTCGGTTTTCTCTGTTTGTTTGCCTCATCAACCTCCCCAGGTGTCTTAGTTGTCTGATTTACGGCTTGAGGGATCAAATTATCAGA contains:
- the LOC130386273 gene encoding odorant receptor 131-2-like, with product MPNDFRLQQNSSTSNGSTENKAGVNVVVSFIPCVIFLYINCVMLYTLRSKPVFRETSRYLLLYNLLLAETLQMALAQMMFLIAVGMVLMTRLVCLLVFIPTIITTVISPFNLALMSLETYVAVCFPLKHASIVTVPTTYGAIAVVWAISLANMLVKVIMLKFLDARPFGQFMSMLCTETNIFQLKIFSEFESGFVCAQFVSVGLIIILSYVGVMVAAKAATIDKVSANKASKTVLLHMIQMGLSLSSTFVNMILTGLHGKVDVITFRHLRFSLFVCLINLPRCLSCLIYGLRDKMIRPILIRHLRLGINFKMYNFHTHDVNR